Proteins from a genomic interval of Chiloscyllium plagiosum isolate BGI_BamShark_2017 chromosome 36, ASM401019v2, whole genome shotgun sequence:
- the LOC122540948 gene encoding UDP-glucuronosyltransferase 2A1-like, which yields MSLAVNMDYLAWKNRVQFACILTICFTLSCPITQGANILVVPLDGSHWVNMRILMEELKFRGHNFTVLYFSATLYIKERPDLYQSIVIEMEGVLGKNNSEDVMNDMIQKTLEALQDGWTPWGFIKFQYATMSFMHACHRWGMDLNTAIFENKTLLNQLENEHFDLVLTDPVFPTGPMLAHYLKLPLVYNVRWITSGEAHFISAPSPASYVPIPGSQLTDKMSFLQRTQNVILNLVQLAIANFLTYPMYNDFCHRYLGPDTDVETVLLSADVWLMRVDFIFDFPRPTMPNIIYVGGFQCKPSKPLEAEFEEFVQSSGEYGIIVMSMGTIVNSLPMHIAMQIAEGLAQVPQKVIWRHDGKIPPNIGNNTLLAKWIPQNDLLGHPKTRAFVAHGGTNGVYEAIYHGVPVVGIPLFYDQFDNLLRLEVRGAAKVISAATMQSTDLLQALNEVIYNTSYRENMQKLSALHRDQPESPMERAIFWVEYVARHKGAAHLRSESYRLPWYVYYCIDVMIFLLSLFLMVIMLTVLLLKKLCNVTRKKKEKTQ from the coding sequence ATGTCACTTGCAGTTAACATGGATTATCTTGCATGGAAGAACAGAGTCCAGTTTGCATGCATTCTTACTATCTGCTTCACCTTGTCCTGCCCAATTACCCAGGGAGCAAATATATTGGTTGTCCCGCTTGATGGAAGTCACTGGGTCAATATGAGAATTTTAATGGAAGAACTGAAATTCCGTGGGCACAACTTCACTGTGCTTTATTTCTCAGCAACATTGTACATCAAAGAGAGGCCGGATCTATATCAATCTATTGTAATTGAAATGGAAGGAGTATTGGGGAAAAATAATAGTGAAGATGTTATGAATGATATGATACAAAAGACACTTGAAGCCTTACAGGATGGTTGGACGCCATGGGGCTTTATTAAGTTCCAATATGCAACAATGTCTTTTATGCATGCATGTCACCGTTGGGGGATGGACTTAAACACTGcaatttttgaaaacaaaactttgtTAAATCAACTTGAAAATGAACACTTTGACTTAGTACTTACTGATCCTGTATTTCCTACAGGTCCAATGCTTGCGCATTATTTAAAACTCCCTTTGGTATATAATGTTCGATGGATCACCAGTGGAGAAGCTCATTTCATCTCCGCCCCATCACCAGCTTCCTATGTTCCAATTCCGGGCTCTCAATTGACAGATAAAATGAGTTTTCTCCAAAGAACACAAAATGTCATCCTAAATCTTGTTCAACTAGCAATTGCAAATTTTCTAACATATCCAATGTACAATGATTTCTGCCATCGCTATCTGGGCCCAGACACAGATGTTGAGACTGTTCTTCTCAGTGCAGATGTGTGGCTGATGAGAGTAGATTTTATATTTGATTTCCCGAGACCCACCATGCCAAATATTATTTATGTTGGAGGATTCCAGTGTAAACCATCCAAACCTCTAGAGGCAGAGTTTGAGGAGTTTGTCCAGTCCTCAGGGGAATATGGGATTATTGTCATGTCAATGGGGACCATTGTCAACTCTTTGCCAATGCATATTGCAATGCAAATAGCAGAGGGTCTTGCTCAAGTACCTCAGAAGGTTATCTGGAGACATGATGGAAAGATCCCTCCCAACATTGGAAATAATACACTACTGGCAAAGTGGATCCCTCAGAATGATCTACTGGGACACCCAAAGACACGAGCCTTCGTTGCTCATGGTGGCACCAATGGAGTTTATGAAGCCATTTATCATGGTGTGCCAGTAGTTGGCATACCTCTATTTTATGACCAGTTTGATAATTTACTCAGACTTGAAGTCCGAGGTGCAGCAAAGGTCATTAGCGCCGCAACCATGCAGTCAACAGATCTACTGCAGGCACTTAATGAGGTTATATATAACACATCTTATCGGGAGAACATGCAGAAACTCTCTGCTCTCCACAGAGACCAACCCGAGTCTCCAATGGAGAGAGCTATTTTCTGGGTTGAGTATGTTGCCCGACACAAAGGGGCAGCACATTTGCGCTCAGAATCTTACCGACTCCCCTGGTACGTTTACTATTGCATAGATGTGATGATTTTCCTGTTATCACTGTTCCTCATGGTTATAATGCTGACAGTCCTACTATTGAAGAAACTTTGTAATGTCACTcggaagaaaaaggaaaaaactCAGTAA